The nucleotide sequence aactatgacgagtagtaccaaaagatactcgacggcccgtgccctcttcacaagaatgccaaacacaagatgaaggactgcattggtctagccagggagttccaggacaagaggctcgatgatGACGCCAACAATGGAAcaggaggtcgccgaccacctaggaacaacaacaacaccttttaggaccacgataaggtggtctcCACCATCTTCTggggccttgcctccactgaAAGTCAAAGGGAATGGAAGCTTGCCgctcgacgagtgctcgccgtcgcttcagaagaaactaccgccaaccctaTCTATCACCAATGGTCTgagatccccatcaccttcagcagggctgaccagtgggcagacataccatatataaggtgtttccccctcatcctcgatgcaaccatccagaaggtgctaTTTTGAAAAGTGcttgttgatggtggcagtgctttgaacctactctttgtTGGAGCCCTAAAAgagttgggcctcgcgatatcagatctcacaccctcagactccttctagggtgtggtttCTGGAAGGGCATCTaggccacttggagagatcaccctgccagtatagtttggcacgacaagcaactaccgcatcgagcatatcaacttctacgtcgtcgactttgacaccgcctaccatgccatacttggctgGCTAGCTCTAaccaaattcatggccgtactgcactatgcgtatctggtgttgaagatgccttcgcctataggagtcctggctctgcgggccaacctttccatcgcctacgcctatgagacagagagtctcaccctcgctgaagccaccgacctctccatctagatggctagtgtggtcgcCAAAGCCAAGATAGtacccaccgatgacatggagattctagagctagagcttccctgcgcctccaccaagtctaaggaaatcaaggaggtcagcctcggcctcaatgacgcttccaagaccatgaagattggggctcaccttgaccccaaataggaaagcgtgctcatctccttcctatgtgccaacactgatgtgtttgcttggaaacctgtagacatgccgggggtaccacgggagaagatcaagcactccttgaatgtctcgccgaccaccaaaccaatcaagcagaaacttcatcGATTTGCGCTagataagaaggaggctattagggtagaaataaaatggctcttagctgccgggtttaaaaaagaagtgtatcatccagattggttagcaaaccttgttctcgtttgaaaaaagaataaagaatggagaatgtgcattgattacactgatcttaacaaacactgccctaaagacccattcggcttgcctcggatagatgaggttgtagactctaccaccgACTGCaaactactctctttccttgactattactctgactatcatcagatctccctcaaggaagaagaccagataaagacgttgttcattacacctttcggtgcatactgctacaaaactatgtccttcggactcaagaatgttggggctacctatcaaagggccattcagatgtgcctcaaCCAGCAAATCAGCcccaacgtcgaagcctacatcaatgatgtggttgtcaaaaccaagacagccgacaaccttatcgccgacctcgaagaaactttcGCTAATTTGAACAAGtatcgatggaagttgaacccttcaaagtgcatctttggagttccatctggtatactattgggctacattgtcagtgctcgaggcatcgagcctaatccaaacaaggtcttcgccatcactaatatgaaacggccaacatatgtcaaggatatacaaaagcttaaaggttgtatggctgctttaagccgcttcatatcacgcctcggcgaaaaagggctacccttcttcaagctcctcaaggcctctgagcacttttcctagtcagaggaggcagactcagctttcgagtagctcaagttgttcttgacAAAGCCATCGATCATGACAGTgccaaggccagatgagactctgctcatatacatcgccgccacttctcgcgtcgtgagtacagctatcatcgtcgaacgcgaggaagccgGGTACACTTACAGGGTGCAACATCCggtctactttatcagtgaagtactcaatgagccaaaaactcattatccttaggtaCAAAAGTCGTTATATGCAATTCTGATTACGTCACGCAAGCTCCAACATTACTTCAAATACTACATGATCGCTGTGGCCACTGAGTTCCCCCTaggggacattcttcgcaacaaagaagccaatggccgcatcattaaatgggctattgagctcagaacctattccattgaatttagaagcagacctaccattaagtcacaggcgctcgctgacttcgtcgctgaatggaccaagatccaagagcccatcgccactGCTTGCCCCaaacactgggtgatgtactttgacggcacccttaacatcaacggtgccggtgtgggcattctgttcattatgccGACCAAAGATAAGCTCCGCTATATCCTCCGGATACACTTTTTGGCCTCCAACAACCccacggaatacgaagcatgtctccatggtctatgAATAGCTATCGAGCTTGGCGTCAAATGACTTATGGTGTACGAGGACTCCATGCTGGTTATCAACTAGCTCAATAAAGACTAGTactattccagtgagaagatggacgcatactgcgccaaaatcaggaagcttgaagggaagttctacggtatcgagtaccaccacgtggtacgagatcaaaatcaaccaGCCGACCAGCTCTCAAAAATAGGTTTGTCTCGCACCGCGGTTCCATCGGGGGCCTTCGTGCAAGATCTCatggtgccatccattaaagaagaaacgGAAATTGAGgaggttccccctgccgagcaaTTGGTACTTGCGGTGCCTTCGCCGGTCactgattggagggagcaattcatcaagtacctcaccaactctgaagtacccgccgacaagaccgACACTGAATGCCTAATCTACCGAAGTAAGCACTATGTGTTGGTAGACGGTAACTTGATGAGgaagagtgccaaggaaggggTATTGCAGAAGTGCATCCCTCAAGACCAAGGTGTGAAGCTGCTTTATGAGATTCattctggttcctatggcaatcacgcggcctcgagaaacctagttggcaaagctttccaagctagcttctactagcccacggccatctccgacatAGAAGACCTCGTCCGGTGCTGTGAAGGatgttagttcttcgccaagcaaatacacatactggcACAGGAActgtagaccatcccagcttcttagcctttcgcatgctggggactggacatgattgggcctttcaagccagcgctaggaggtttccggtatgtatacgtcgccattgataagttctccaagtggatcgagtacaaaccgctcgtttcagctactgcaaagaaagcagtcgacctCTTTGAAGATATTAGACACAGGTTTGGTCTCCCAAATAGTattatcaccgaccttggaacCACGTTTATCGGCCATCaattttgggacttctatgaagaccggtGCATCACCGTTAAATAcatttccgttgctcatcctagagctaatggccaggttgagtgggctaatggtatgatccttgacaccctaaaaaagaggctatatcagaaagaagaaaagcatccgggtagatggctcaaagagctacctgctgtggtctggggactatgcactcaagctagtcgtagtactggtgtgtctccaaattttttggtctatggcttagaggccatactaccagcagatgttgccttccgagcacctagggtggaaaattatgttgaagagcaagccacggctgttcggacagaggacattgACCGGGCTaaggaagaacgcctgatcacctacGTCCGCACATCCAAGTATCTAGAAGATCTATGAAGGTACTATTACCACAACATAAAAGGTCATTCATTCACCGTCGACAACcttgttctccgtagaaaacaaaagactgaagggttgcacaagctttcttcccattgggaagggccctacgtcgtcaaagaggtcacccgaccagaATCTTAttgcttatgtgacttagatgggattgatgttccaaactcatggcacatcgagcaccttatacgtttctacccttgaaacgctccagatatgtactctccattttataatgaataaagttttggtctccataatttgtctccatttttcccCTTTAACTTTCGGTCTCCGCGTACGGTCGCCGAGCATTACGATACTCCATAATGATCTCCAAAATCACCAaacagttttctccaaaatcaccaaacggttttctccaaatcgccgagcatgttttctccaaatcaccgagcacgttttctccaaatcaccgaacatgatTTCCCCAAATCGCCAAAAATGCTTTCTTTTTTCTGATCTTTTTGGAAATGACCCAGTCTCCAATATCTCCCTACATGcgctacgggctccgtgctctacattatgggtggtcggctgcggtcccTTAGTCACACCTATTTTTCTGacatgtctacgggctccgcgctcgacgttatggactatgggtcagccaaggccgagagttcaatACAGGACTACTTGCTCGTACTCCACCTATATgatctatatctccaagttatttcgataaCCACCGAGCAGTACATATTCTGTTTTTTTcctt is from Miscanthus floridulus cultivar M001 chromosome 7, ASM1932011v1, whole genome shotgun sequence and encodes:
- the LOC136464968 gene encoding uncharacterized protein; translated protein: MDAYCAKIRKLEGKFYGIEYHHVVRDQNQPADQLSKIGLSRTAVPSGAFVQDLMVPSIKEETEIEEVPPAEQLVLAVPSPVTDWREQFIKYLTNSEVPADKTDTECLIYRSKHYVLVDGNLMRKSAKEGVLQKCIPQDQGVKLLYEIHSGSYGNHAASRNLVGKAFQASFY